The Corynebacterium qintianiae genome has a window encoding:
- a CDS encoding RNA polymerase sigma factor — protein sequence MQHFETAYRLCYPRVLAYLRRRTDDSVAEDLCADVFARAWSGWPPRGADAMPWLYGIARNVVLEHYRRRRESVPLDDVAESAWAAPSAETYAAAEVDISRALRALNETDREIITLYAWENLRPAEIAAVLGIKENAARVRLHLARTRLADLLNETTGVTR from the coding sequence ATGCAGCATTTCGAGACCGCTTACAGGTTGTGCTACCCGCGCGTTCTGGCGTACCTGCGCCGCCGCACCGACGATTCCGTAGCGGAGGACTTGTGCGCGGACGTGTTCGCCCGCGCCTGGTCTGGCTGGCCTCCACGCGGTGCGGACGCGATGCCGTGGCTCTACGGCATCGCCCGGAACGTCGTGCTGGAACACTACCGCCGGCGCCGCGAATCGGTGCCCCTCGACGATGTCGCGGAGAGCGCATGGGCCGCTCCGTCGGCGGAGACGTACGCGGCGGCGGAAGTGGACATCAGCCGGGCCCTGCGAGCACTGAACGAGACGGACCGCGAAATCATCACTCTGTACGCCTGGGAGAACCTGCGGCCCGCGGAAATCGCCGCCGTGCTCGGAATCAAGGAGAACGCCGCGCGCGTCCGCTTGCACCTCGCACGCACGCGCCTTGCTGACCTGCTGAACGAGACAACCGGAGTCACGCGATGA